The following coding sequences are from one Triticum dicoccoides isolate Atlit2015 ecotype Zavitan chromosome 4A, WEW_v2.0, whole genome shotgun sequence window:
- the LOC119286096 gene encoding scarecrow-like protein 14 isoform X1, whose amino-acid sequence MADDDSNCFAVQDHLALPYITQILMKEEDDVDEDSPALLKAQRPFAQILSSSMHASTLMADQGGALAIDVHSPSSPIFKFKGVDEVHSLMLLPDADYSTHMFSIAFLRGMEEANKFLPRNCELTTTGGHDQPKEKSGRGRKDRHGEVEADVSRTSRLVEVGAGEVFDQMLIAHGNETGNSNKKGRKSKTRVVDLHTLLIHCAKAVMDDRRSAGELLKEIKQHASPTGDATQRLAYWFAEGLEARLTSTGSQVYGLLTAECTSTVRHMQAYQLFMSTCCFRKVAFLFANKAIFNAAVGRSRLHIVDYGLHCGFQWPELLRWLASRDGGPPEVRITHIELPLPGVYPEKHMEQIGNRLTDIAQELGVPFKYRAIMAQWQTICVEDLDKEPDEALAVNDQFNFRTLMDESVVIASPNPRDAVLGNISKMKPDVFVQSTVNGSYGTFFLSRFREALFYHSALFDMLDATMPRESKLRLALERDVFGWMVLNAVAYEGEDRVERGETYKHWQIRNQRAGLRQLPLNRETVKMATDMVMGDYHKDFDIDEDHQWLLQGWKGRILYAHSTWVAEGASSHC is encoded by the coding sequence ATGGCCGATGATGACAGCAACTGCTTTGCTGTGCAGGATCACCTGGCACTCCCCTATATCACACAAATCCTCATGAAGGAGGAGGATGACGTTGACGAAGACAGCCCTGCACTCCTCAAAGCCCAGCGACCCTTTGCCCAAATCCTCTCTTCCAGCATGCATGCCTCCACCTTAATGGCGGACCAAGGCGGCGCCTTGGCCATCGACGTGCACTCTCCCAGCTCGCCCATCTTCAAGTTCAAGGGTGTTGATGAGGTCCACAGCTTGATGTTGCTCCCCGATGCGGACTACAGCACTCACATGTTTAGCATTGCCTTCCTCAGGGGCATGGAAGAGGCCAACAAGTTCTTGCCCAGAAACTGTGAGCTAACGACCACCGGTGGGCATGATCAACCCAAGGAGAAAAGTGGCAGGGGTCGCAAGGACAGGCATGGTGAGGTGGAGGCTGATGTCAGTAGGACTAGCAGATTGGTGGAAGTTGGTGCTGGCGAGGTGTTCGACCAAATGCTCATTGCCCATGGCAATGAGACTGGGAACAGCAACAAGAAGGGGAGAAAGAGCAAGACGCGGGTGGTTGACCTGCACACACTGCTGATCCACTGCGCTAAGGCGGTGATGGATGACCGCCGTAGTGCAGGTGAGTTACTCAAGGAGATCAAGCAGCATGCATCACCAACTGGGGACGCCACACAGCGGCTTGCCTACTGGTTTGCTGAGGGGCTGGAGGCGCGGCTGACCAGCACAGGGAGCCAGGTGTACGGGTTGCTCACGGCTGAGTGCACCTCTACTGTGAGGCATATGCAGGCCTACCAGCTGTTCATGTCCACTTGCTGTTTCAGGAAGGTAGCCTTCTTGTTTGCCAACAAGGCCATTTTCAATGCAGCAGTCGGGAGAAGCAGGTTGCATATCGTGGATTATGGCCTCCATTGTGGGTTCCAGTGGCCTGAGCTGCTGCGCTGGTTGGCTTCAAGGGATGGTGGCCCACCGGAGGTCAGGATCACCCACATTGAACTCCCACTGCCTGGGGTCTACCCGGAAAAACATATGGAGCAGATAGGTAATCGGCTGACTGACATTGCACAAGAGCTTGGTGTGCCGTTCAAGTACCGTGCTATCATGGCACAGTGGCAGACCATTTGCGTTGAGGACCTGGACAAGGAACCTGATGAGGCGCTTGCTGTGAATGACCAGTTCAATTTCAGGACCTTAATGGATGAGAGTGTCGTCATAGCCAGCCCGAACCCCAGGGATGCCGTCCTCGGCAACATCAGCAAGATGAAGCCAGACGTGTTTGTCCAAAGCACCGTGAATGGCTCCTATGGCACCTTCTTCTTGTCACGGTTCCGAGAGGCCCTCTTCTATCACTCTGCGCTATTTGACATGCTTGATGCAACCATGCCACGGGAGAGCAAACTGCGGCTGGCGCTGGAGCGTGACGTCTTTGGGTGGATGGTCCTGAATGCCGTCGCATATGAGGGAGAGGACCGAGTGGAGCGCGGTGAGACCTATAAGCATTGGCAGATCAGAAACCAACGAGCAGGCCTGAGGCAGCTGCCACTGAACAGAGAGACTGTTAAGATGGCTACGGACATGGTCATGGGTGACTACCACAAGGATTTTGACATAGACGAGGATCACCAATGGCTGCTACAGGGATGGAAGGGTCGTATTCTCTACGCCCACTCAACATGGGTGGCAGAGGGAGCTAGCTCCCATTGTTAG
- the LOC119286096 gene encoding scarecrow-like protein 14 isoform X2: MKEEDDVDEDSPALLKAQRPFAQILSSSMHASTLMADQGGALAIDVHSPSSPIFKFKGVDEVHSLMLLPDADYSTHMFSIAFLRGMEEANKFLPRNCELTTTGGHDQPKEKSGRGRKDRHGEVEADVSRTSRLVEVGAGEVFDQMLIAHGNETGNSNKKGRKSKTRVVDLHTLLIHCAKAVMDDRRSAGELLKEIKQHASPTGDATQRLAYWFAEGLEARLTSTGSQVYGLLTAECTSTVRHMQAYQLFMSTCCFRKVAFLFANKAIFNAAVGRSRLHIVDYGLHCGFQWPELLRWLASRDGGPPEVRITHIELPLPGVYPEKHMEQIGNRLTDIAQELGVPFKYRAIMAQWQTICVEDLDKEPDEALAVNDQFNFRTLMDESVVIASPNPRDAVLGNISKMKPDVFVQSTVNGSYGTFFLSRFREALFYHSALFDMLDATMPRESKLRLALERDVFGWMVLNAVAYEGEDRVERGETYKHWQIRNQRAGLRQLPLNRETVKMATDMVMGDYHKDFDIDEDHQWLLQGWKGRILYAHSTWVAEGASSHC, from the coding sequence ATGAAGGAGGAGGATGACGTTGACGAAGACAGCCCTGCACTCCTCAAAGCCCAGCGACCCTTTGCCCAAATCCTCTCTTCCAGCATGCATGCCTCCACCTTAATGGCGGACCAAGGCGGCGCCTTGGCCATCGACGTGCACTCTCCCAGCTCGCCCATCTTCAAGTTCAAGGGTGTTGATGAGGTCCACAGCTTGATGTTGCTCCCCGATGCGGACTACAGCACTCACATGTTTAGCATTGCCTTCCTCAGGGGCATGGAAGAGGCCAACAAGTTCTTGCCCAGAAACTGTGAGCTAACGACCACCGGTGGGCATGATCAACCCAAGGAGAAAAGTGGCAGGGGTCGCAAGGACAGGCATGGTGAGGTGGAGGCTGATGTCAGTAGGACTAGCAGATTGGTGGAAGTTGGTGCTGGCGAGGTGTTCGACCAAATGCTCATTGCCCATGGCAATGAGACTGGGAACAGCAACAAGAAGGGGAGAAAGAGCAAGACGCGGGTGGTTGACCTGCACACACTGCTGATCCACTGCGCTAAGGCGGTGATGGATGACCGCCGTAGTGCAGGTGAGTTACTCAAGGAGATCAAGCAGCATGCATCACCAACTGGGGACGCCACACAGCGGCTTGCCTACTGGTTTGCTGAGGGGCTGGAGGCGCGGCTGACCAGCACAGGGAGCCAGGTGTACGGGTTGCTCACGGCTGAGTGCACCTCTACTGTGAGGCATATGCAGGCCTACCAGCTGTTCATGTCCACTTGCTGTTTCAGGAAGGTAGCCTTCTTGTTTGCCAACAAGGCCATTTTCAATGCAGCAGTCGGGAGAAGCAGGTTGCATATCGTGGATTATGGCCTCCATTGTGGGTTCCAGTGGCCTGAGCTGCTGCGCTGGTTGGCTTCAAGGGATGGTGGCCCACCGGAGGTCAGGATCACCCACATTGAACTCCCACTGCCTGGGGTCTACCCGGAAAAACATATGGAGCAGATAGGTAATCGGCTGACTGACATTGCACAAGAGCTTGGTGTGCCGTTCAAGTACCGTGCTATCATGGCACAGTGGCAGACCATTTGCGTTGAGGACCTGGACAAGGAACCTGATGAGGCGCTTGCTGTGAATGACCAGTTCAATTTCAGGACCTTAATGGATGAGAGTGTCGTCATAGCCAGCCCGAACCCCAGGGATGCCGTCCTCGGCAACATCAGCAAGATGAAGCCAGACGTGTTTGTCCAAAGCACCGTGAATGGCTCCTATGGCACCTTCTTCTTGTCACGGTTCCGAGAGGCCCTCTTCTATCACTCTGCGCTATTTGACATGCTTGATGCAACCATGCCACGGGAGAGCAAACTGCGGCTGGCGCTGGAGCGTGACGTCTTTGGGTGGATGGTCCTGAATGCCGTCGCATATGAGGGAGAGGACCGAGTGGAGCGCGGTGAGACCTATAAGCATTGGCAGATCAGAAACCAACGAGCAGGCCTGAGGCAGCTGCCACTGAACAGAGAGACTGTTAAGATGGCTACGGACATGGTCATGGGTGACTACCACAAGGATTTTGACATAGACGAGGATCACCAATGGCTGCTACAGGGATGGAAGGGTCGTATTCTCTACGCCCACTCAACATGGGTGGCAGAGGGAGCTAGCTCCCATTGTTAG